CGTGGCTCAGGTACctgccctgcacctggggatttgcaggaagggattgcagcaggcactgtttccagccttgccccctgtccccctgcacagcGAGGGGCTGGCTCCACTGAACCCTGACAGTGCTGGCAgtccctgggagcccagcactgctccagcaaatcctcagggcagcatcgccctgcactgcagggccgGCAGAGCCCGAGGGGTTCagtgggtgcagctctgcagcctcggGCTCAGGACACCCACTCACTTTgatttgggctgggacaggggagctgGTCCTGCCACACACGCTGtgccccactgctcctgctgggctggggcttgTCCTGGGTCCTGGGAGCCGTGTCTGGGATCCTCATGGCCAGatccctggggagctcctggggtGCTGGCAAAGCATGCTGAGGGATGTATGGCTTGCACCACAAGCTCTGGGGCCTTTTGAGTTTGGGGCTCTTTGACTAGGAGAAttctttgtgcttttgtttttgggCCTTGTTGACTCCGGGGATTTTTTGAGTCTGGAGGCCTGTGATTCTTGCTGTTCAGCTTTGACTCCAGCCTGCCAGGCTTCTGTGCTTCATTGCCCTGGCCCTAGcctgctttttgttctttttgccCTTGCTCCAGACTGTCTTTTGGCTCTTCTGCCCTCGCAGGCTCATACTCACCCTCATGTCTGTCCCACCTCCCTGTGTTCCTGCCTGCCAGTCTGGTGCatcatccctgtgctcctgcctgagcCATCTGTGTCTGACCCAGCTCACCCCAATCCTATCTCTCCCcccattccttttccattttcctttctccttctctgtctTTTCTAGCACTTTTTTGTAGgataacttctttttttcttcattttttttgttgtcaatAAACGGTTTTCAGATACACTGTTATTTTGGTTGACTCAATTTCCTTCCAGattatctatttttaaaagaatttcttGTGTTCCCCATAGTGGAAGAGCAACAAGCttcccacagggacagccccagggttCAATGTCCTGGAGATGggggagccccagccctgctccagcacagacagcaacATCAAGGGTTGATGAGAATGAAAGTAAACCTCAGTTATTAAGCAATTACTTGTAAATTACCTGTCCTGATATTCCCTGTTGGGatctttcctgcagcactttgacCCTCAGAGCACAGTACTCACAGGACAGGTCCATGGTGTGGTGTGCTGGGTTCCAtggggggtgtttggggacagCACCCTCTCTCTAAAGGGAGGAACAATAACAGGGTGCTGCTCACCTTGCTGCACTGGTGTAGAGAGTGAGATAAGATAGAACTGAGTTACAGGCTGTGGGATGCACCTGCAGAACGCCATGGCAGCACACAGAAGCTTATCTGCCCTGACCTTGGGAGGAAATGCCGCTTGGAGACGCTCTAGGGAGAGAAGTCCGCTGGAATCTGCCAGGTCCCTGAACAACATGTTATCATCCTGTAAAGAAAGTGCTCCTGACGTGGCAATCTGTGATAGGTCACttagtaaaaaaaatcctacataAGGAAATACTGGGTGTTGAAGAAGGGTGTAAAACCAGCTCCTTTCTCTCAGTACGTCTCAATATCCCTGTGTGTCTGAGTCCTGTCCTCCTTTGGACGCACACCAGCGGAGCAGCCAGGtagcccagggccaggcaggagccTGGGTGGGGTCTGAGGGGTACCTGCATTCGTGGGGTTTCCTGGGTCAGGCAGGGGTGGCTGGGGATGATCATGCAGGGCAGCAAAGCCCCACTGACCCCCCCTGCCTGCCTTGTTCTTGCTTCCCAAGGGACCAGGCCTAGAGCAGACTCATCTCAGCTCTTGCTCACACCCAGCCCACCATGGGTAAGTTGGGTGGTTCAGGGGGTTGAGGGTACAGAACCTGCAGTGGGGCAGGTTGATGGGGGCACAGGGTCCCTGGGgttccccttctcccctctcctgctgggtgtctgcagggctgaaggagggtggggctgggagagctgctgctgcccccgggtccctgccctgcctggcacagggcactgggctCCTGCCAGGAGGAGCTCTAGTGTCCACACTCCTTATGTCATTTTCCTTCTTAGATTGGTTTCTAGTTGCCATTGCATTCCTCCTTGGAATCATCATTAGACCTGCAGTTGTAGGTGAGATTTTGACACGGGATGAGCTGTGATGGACTTCACTGGTGGAACTGCTGGGAGAGAAGGGGCAGCACTGGTCACTGCCTGGAattctgcctgtccctgctgctgcagccctgcacactgctcctgtcctgctgcccatggggtgtccccacacctgcacccccagccctcgctccctgctctgctccctgggtgcttttggggaggctggttctggtgctggtggcaccagAGGGGAGATGTGGGTCACAGAGAGCACCCTAACACTGCTTtgtcctccctgcagcactggtaAAGGGTGAGGCCATCAACTTCTCTATGAATACCAAGTATTTTGCCTTCAGTTTTCGAATTGGTgagtggggagggcaggagaggtGGGTTGTGCTGGGAGGGTACACGGGGATATATCCTGGGCTTCCTGTAGAGCCAAATCACAGGCTTCTGTAGAGCCTTGAACCCCTCACTGGTCTGAATCCAACCTAAATCTACTGAAGGGATCAATCCCCAATGTGGTTCGAAGAGGCAGGACCTGCTGGGGTAGGGATCAAGGCTGAGGGCATcaggggctctgcaggcaggtGTCTGACCTGTGGCAAGAACTCCTGTGTccactggcagcactggtgAGAGACAGAaaggggaagcagagagggGTTGGATGTGCTCAGGGAGCACAGGTCACTGCAGGTACAGACCCTGGCACAGTCTCAGGAGACTCTTACTGGACTGAAGCTTTTCAGGTGCCCCCACAGCCTAAACCACTTACCCTCGCCTGCATCCTGGAGCATCCCATCACCCACAAGAGGCAGCCATCCCCTAAAACACCAGCCTGAGCACCCTGCAGCCACTGAGGGGCTCTGAGTCCAAGGCACACATTGGCCATGGCTCCAAACACAAGGATATCAGctctggggtggctgtgggcaCAGAAGCCGTATGAGCAGTGCCTGcacctgggctgcactgggcagAGGCCAAGcatgggaatggggctgggcaggaggtgctccccacagcccctgcaccaCCTCTGCTTCACCATGGCCACTGGCTCCCATCCAGGCATTGCATGGCTTTGTTGCAAACTTGTGTGCACGGCTTTTagtttccctattaaactgtttCTTTAAACCCACgagttttctggcttttacTCTTCCACTTTCTCCCTGATCCCGACTGGGGGTGGAGGGGTGTGGGTGATGATCGAGTGGTTGCGAGGTgcttggggctggcagggcttgAGCTACCACAGCCACCAGGGCTCCCAACAGGGCTCTGGTGTGGCTGCTGTGCCGTGACCCCCGGTACACACCGGGACCCTCGCAGCTGTGTGCCGTGACCCCGCACTCTGGAACCCCTCAGTACCCCGGCTGGGACCCCACCCCTCTCACTCCCGTGCCCCTGTTGCTGTATTTGACCCCCCAATAAAGACTCACGCTCAGccctctgcctccttcccagGCGTGGCTGGGACAGAGCGGTCCCAGGGCGCTCCCGGGGCGAGCATCGGGACCGTTCCAGGCCAGTGGGCACTGCGGGCAGGTGAGCAGCGCTGCAGACAGGTGGGCAGAGCGGGCAGCATGGGCATCGCTGCTCCCTTCCCTCGTCCACCTTCCCCATCTTCTTCGTTTTcatcttcctctcctccctcctgccctcctgccgTGAGACACAGAGGTGAAGGAGCTGCCACTGGAGCACTTTGCCCCAGCAGGTAAAGGAGGACTGGCACTTGGGTTCACTGCCAGGGTGGGGGCTGcgagtgctggggctggagagacTCAGGATTGCTGCTGTGAGAGTGTGGCCTGGGTCTGCAGGTTTCTCTCTCGGAGCCAAAATTGAGCTGACATCTATTCTACTATCACTTGTTGCAGGAGAGTCCAAGATAGTCTTGGCATCACTTGATGCCAAGATGTCCAAGAGGAAGCCAACTCTGGATTTGGAACCCAATAAGGAGACAATTACAAATGAGGAATTTGTGGAAGAGCCCAAGAAGGAGAAAACGTCAGATGAGGAACCCAGGGATGAGACAAATCCTAGTGAAAAACCCAAGGATGATCCTGGTGACAGTCCTGAGAATGAGAAAAGTCCAGGTAAAGTGCAGGGGAAAGTGTCCAGGTTAGACATCCAGCCTGATAGGCACTGGGAAGCCCCAGCAGCTTGGCCACCCTCTGAagagctggggatgtgctggagtGATAGGGGCCCTGAAAGCAAAagtgcagctggggctgcagaggtgctgggtgtgcagtCAGGGCCCAGGTACCTGCTGAATGCCTTGGGatttgctgtgctccaggaaggGATTCCAGTGGGCAgtgcttccagccctgccccctgtccccctgcacagggaggggcTAGCAAGGCAGTGGCTGAGTTTGTTATGAGCTCTGATTCatctggtgctggtggcaggtgACAGACTGGGCTGACAtgtgccctgtgtcctgtgttGTTCCGGGctggtgggcagggcagggcagggcagggtgggtgggCACTCTGGGGTGagccccttctcccttttcctcccaccCTGGAGGGCAATGGCACTCACCCCACCAGGGGCCTCTTCCCAGGGGTCTTCAGGGGCTGGAGTAAGATGAAGGCAgggggaggatggagcagctgctgctggccctgggatcctgctctgcctggcacagagtgctctgcactgctcagggGAGCTTTGCTGTCCATGCTCCtgttcctcctgccctcctgccattttccttttcagggAACAGAGCCATTAAAACTGTCATTGGAGCCACAGTGGGAGCAGGTGAGGATCTGGCACTGGATGAGCAGTGCTTGGGTTCACTGCCCGGTCCCAGTTCCCGGTGGTCCTGGGGAATGCGCTGGGGCTGAAAGAACCAGGATTGGGGAGAATTGGGATGCAGGGAGGTGGAGGGAAAGGGACAGCACTGGCCACTGCCTGGAATTctgcctgtccccactgctgcagccctgcacactgctcctctcctgctgcccatgggtTGTCCCCACAtttgcacccccagccctcgcTCCCTGCTCTCGTCCCTGGGTGCTTTTGGGGAGGCTGgttctggtgctggtggcagggggaGATTTGGGTCACAGAAAGCACCCTAATACTGCTCTGTCCTCCCTGAAGGAGTGGCACTGGTTGGCATCCCAGCGTGCATAGGCGCACTGGGGCTCACAGGAGCCGGCATCGCCGCTGGCTCCATCGCTGCCAAGATGATGTCAACAGCTGCCATTGCCAACGGGGGAAAAGCCGTGCTGCAGTCGGTCGGCgagtggggagggcagggtAGCTGGGCTTCATCTCCATGGCAGGGAACACAGGGTTGTATCCTGGACTTGCTCTAGAGCAAAACCAGCCCTTAAACTCCTCACTGCTCTGAATCCCTCTGAACTCTCTGGGTTGTTTGCTGTGTCCAGTGCTGGGTCACTGCACAGGCAGCCTCCATGCTCCTGGGGCCTAACACACCAATCTGTCTTTGCAAGAGCTGCAGGTTTCCCTCTTGCTACCAAAACAGGGCTGACATCTGTAGCCTCTCCTCCACCAGAAGAGCGTCCCAAGGCAGATTTCATTGTGGATATGTTCGGTGTTTGTTTCCGTGTTGGTgagtggggagggcagggtAGCTGGGCTTCATCTCCATGGCAGGGAACACTGGATTGTATCCTGGGCTTGCTCTAGAGCCAAACCAGCCCTTAAACTCCTCACTGCTCTGAATCCCTCTGAACTCTCTGGGTTGTTTGCTGTGTCCAGTGCTGGGTCACTGCACAGGCAGCCTCCATGCTCCTGGGGCATCACACCTCAATCTGTCTTTGCAAGAGCTGCAGGTTTCCCTCTTGCTACCAAAACAGGGCTGACATCTGTAGCCTCTCCTCCACCACAAGAGCGTCCCAAAGCAGATTTCATTGTGGATATGTTCGGTGTTTGTTTCCGTGTTGGTGAGTGGGGAGGtcaggggagctgggctgtgctagGAGGGAGCACGGGGCTGTACCTTGGGCTTTCTCTGAAGCCAAACTAACCCTTTAATTCCTCACTGCCTCCTAATCAGCAGGCAGCCTCAATGCTTTTGGGACATGACATTCCTGTCTTTATAGAGGAACTCTAcaagcagagcagaaagcatTCTTTCCAGAAGAAGAACTGATGACCACTGCCAGTGAACAGAAgcacatttccttccttccaagcAGCCTGATTCGTGTCTTCCCACTGCAGGACCTGGAAAGACCTTGCTGACCCCCAGCGGCCCCATTACCAGATTTGCATTGCTTTGAACAGTAGATGCTTTGAAAACTCTAAAAAAAGGGCGTTGCTGGTGTGGGTCTGTGGTGGTGTTTGGTGTGTGTCGTGGCTCAGGTACctgccctgcacctggggatttgcaggaagggattgcagcaggcactgtttccagccttgccccctgtccccctgcacagcGAGGGGCTGGCTCCACTGAACCCTGACAGTGCTGGCAgtccctgggagcccagcactgctccagcaaatcctcagggcagcatcgccctgcactgcagggccgGCAGAGCCCGAGGGGTTCagtgggtgcagctctgcagcctcggGCTCAGGACACCCACTCACTTTgatttgggctgggacaggggagctgGTCCTGCCAGACACGCTGtgccccactgctcctgctgggctggggccttGTCCTGGCTCCTGGGAGCCGTGTGTGGGATCCTCATGGCCGGatccctggggagctcctggggtgctggcagagcatcctgggctagcagggctgtggtggcagccACAGTGGTGGCTCATGGCAATGGTTGGTGTCTCAGGGGGCACTGAGCAGTgactctgctgcctgtgggtgTTGGGCCAGTGACATAAGGCTGCGTTGGGCACTCGGGGGCTCTTTGCAGGGAGCAGTGGCATGTCTGACCATATCTCTTGGTGCTGTGTCACTGCAAACGAGTTGGGGAAGGCAAATGG
The genomic region above belongs to Catharus ustulatus isolate bCatUst1 chromosome 26, bCatUst1.pri.v2, whole genome shotgun sequence and contains:
- the LOC117007697 gene encoding uncharacterized protein LOC117007697, yielding MDWFLVAIAFLLGIIIRPAVVALVKGEAINFSMNTKYFAFSFRIGESKIVLASLDAKMSKRKPTLDLEPNKETITNEEFVEEPKKEKTSDEEPRDETNPSEKPKDDPGDSPENEKSPGNRAIKTVIGATVGAGVALVGIPACIGALGLTGAGIAAGSIAAKMMSTAAIANGGKAVLQSVGEWGGQGSWASSPWQGTQGCILDLL